ACGAAAGAATTTATTAAAAGATTCTACCATTACAACTGAGGTCATCACAAGAAAAGATATCGATGCTATGGGGGCTCGAGATTTATCTCAAACCTTAGGTAATGTGCCGGGAATTGAGGTAAAACCTGCGCAGGCAGGAGAAAGAGGGCAGACTGTCCGGTTACAAGGTTTGTCTGCTCAAAATGTTCTCATCTTAGTGGATGGCCAAAGGACAACAGGGCGTTTTAGTGGCTCAATTGATTTGACTCGCTTTAAAGCAGAAGATATTGAAAGGATCGAAATCG
This is a stretch of genomic DNA from Leptospira ellinghausenii. It encodes these proteins:
- a CDS encoding TonB-dependent receptor plug domain-containing protein, whose translation is MKPLDLSNITRVLFFLVFWSFIILFSFQGIYPESKTDSIEDKSNIITVTGTRRKNLLKDSTITTEVITRKDIDAMGARDLSQTLGNVPGIEVKPAQAGERGQTVRLQGLSAQNVLILVDGQRTTGRFSGSIDLTRFKAEDIERIEIVKGASSAIYGSDAIAGVINIITKEAQDPLYAEFRSLGGAGS